In Chanodichthys erythropterus isolate Z2021 chromosome 9, ASM2448905v1, whole genome shotgun sequence, a genomic segment contains:
- the cpox gene encoding oxygen-dependent coproporphyrinogen-III oxidase, mitochondrial, whose translation MTSIALCTMNNSARSIARLCQASRSAHGTADFHSFVSRYSTLRKCAFLPGGKWSFIRAGTRQMSQASPGSISLGRYGKGVFLAAGAAAVTGVLAAGVSHFQRAEMATKIYKVEEEEGDVRERCKSFMSPPVTDIKVLEQRKDEMSTRMEMLIMETQAAFCRALEEVDGGTFKVDRWSRKEGGGGISCVMQDGKVFEKAGVNVSVVFGNLTEEAAKQMRSRGKVLKGKDGKLPFCAMGVSSVIHPKNPHIPTVHFNYRYFEIEEADGTKQWWFGGGTDLTPVYIDLEDAAHFHKTLKKACDKHHPKYYPDFKKWCDNYFYIRHRGETRGIGGIFFDDLDSPNQEEVFNFVKSCAKTVVPCYLPIVYKHLNDSFTPEEKDWQQVRRGRYVEFNLVYDRGVKFGLATPGSRIESILMSLPLTARWEYMHEPTKGTKEAEMLEVLRNPKEWL comes from the exons ATGACTTCTATAGCTTTGTGCACAATGAACAACTCAGCGAGATCAATAGCAAGACTGTGCCAAGCGTCCCGGTCTGCGCATGGTACTGCTGATTTCCACTCTTTTGTATCTCGTTACTCTACCCTCCGTAAATGTGCCTTTCTTCCGGGAGGAAAATGGTCATTCATAAGAGCAGGGACGAGACAGATGTCTCAAGCATCGCCGGGGAGCATCTCACTCGGGCGGTACGGTAAAGGTGTATTTCTGGCTGCTGGAGCAGCAGCTGTCACTGGTGTCCTGGCGGCAGGTGTAAGTCACTTTCAGCGGGCAGAAATGGCAACGAAGATATACAAGGTTGAAGAAGAGGAGGGAGACGTGCGGGAGAGATGCAAGTCGTTCATGTCTCCACCAGTCACTGACATCAAGGTCTTAGAGCAGAGGAAAGACGAGATGTCTACGAGAATGGAGATGCTCATCATGGAGACACAGGCTGCATTCTGTAGAGCCCTTGAGGAGGTGGATGGAGGCACGTTCAAGGTGGACAGATGGAGTAGAAAAGAAG GTGGAGGGGGTATCAGCTGTGTGATGCAAGATGGGAAGGTTTTTGAGAAAGCGGGTGTGAATGTGTCCGTGGTGTTTGGAAATCTGACTGAAGAGGCCGCCAAGCAAATGCGCAGCCGTGGAAAAGTTCTGAAAGGGAAAGATG GGAAGTTGCCGTTCTGTGCCATGGGTGTGAGTTCAGTCATACACCCCAAAAACCCTCACATTCCCACAGTGCACTTCAACTACAGATACTTTGAGATTGAGGAAGCAGATG GCACAAAGCAGTGGTGGTTTGGTGGAGGAACGGATCTCACTCCTGTTTACATTGATTTGGAAGATGCCGCCCATTTCCACAAGACTCTGAAGAAAGCATGTGACAAGCACCATCCTAAATATTACCCAGACTTCAAAAAGTG gtGTGACAACTACTTCTACATCCGTCACCGAGGGGAGACAAGAGGCATTGGTGggatattttttgatgatttGGATTCCCCCAATCAGGAGGAGGtgtttaattttgtgaaaaGCTGTGCCAAAACTGTGGTGCCCTGTTACCTGCCCATTGTGTACAAGCATCTAAATGACTCTTTCACCCCTGAGGAGAAGGACTGGCAACAAGTCAGGAGAGGCAG ATATGTGGAATTTAATTTAGTGTATGACAGAGGGGTGAAATTTGGCCTGGCCACACCTGGGTCACGCATCGAgagcatcctgatgtccctacCGCTTACTGCAAG gTGGGAGTACATGCATGAGCCCACAAAAGGCACAAAGGAAGCAGAGATGCTGGAGGTCTTACGGAACCCTAAAGAATGGCTCTGA
- the ccdc181 gene encoding coiled-coil domain-containing protein 181 isoform X1, producing the protein MSVSAVKNTPDEYEDDFEKDLDWLISEESRSEEQDPDDDDIEAQIDKELEEDEPKEARKKDAHKHRETDDEEADERWPTPMEPLEGALDPDRDDLITSPHLQSDEDLDEEKKYILDKIQEANKQLQDQDPPDQSRRRRLQFKDTLVDLVVPALEFDTQESNNSASYGDLEEYQEVSGQMQRLKISQREVSDIVDHENEHNEGTKEGRVLVEKDGKFDLVSLKEVESQGLLPPLPVSHSDIQRASSRQSEPGLHLSKSPASSPRQNSTSSFPPGTESLYIPKPPPKHRNRPSSARPSQRGASIQGTKRRVQSANGAPSHATFTLSPQQKELLAKLQQRRERQAKETSPPSLLLQDELKKKEEEEQKRQENEIAFRSWLMRKREQLLEERRVQKAQEMERMSCMRDCGDPEEAFKNWLQKKQEQQFKDKQVEEMKRLEKESGFCLHSREESEKAFRQWLRRKRTEKRAEQQAARERSRRLVLEERRARRMHDLVCTVNEIKPFRFSDPYVYHY; encoded by the exons ATGAGTGTTTCTGCAGTCAAAAACACTCCGGATGAGTATGAGGATGACTTTGAGAAAGACCTGGACTGGCTTATCAGCGAGGAGAGCAGGAGTGAGGAAcag GATCCTGATGATGATGACATTGAAGCTCAGATCGACAAAGAGCTCGAAGAAGATGAACCTAAAGAAGCTAGAAAGAAGGATGCGCACAAACACAGGGAAACGGATGATGAAGAAGCAGATGAAAGGTGGCCAACGCCTATGGAGCCATTAGAAGGTGCGTTAGATCCCGACAGGGACGACCTTATAACCTCTCCACATTTACAGAGCGACGAAGACCTCGATGAAGAGAAGAAATACATTTTGGATAAGATTCAAGAGGCTAACAAACAACTCCAGGACCAGGATCCTCCAGACCAGAGCCGCCGCAGACGCCTGCAGTTTAAAGATACACTTGTTGACCTGGTGGTGCCTGCGCTGGAGTTTGACACTCAAGAGAGTAACAACAGCGCCTCCTACGGGGATTTGGAGGAATATCAAGAGGTATCCGGACAAATGCAGAGACTGAAGATCTCTCAGAGAGAGGTGAGCGACATAGTAGACCATGAGAACGAACACAACGAGGGAACAAAAGAAGGGCGGGTTTTGGTTGAAAAAGATGGAAAGTTTGATCTGGTGAGTCTAAAGGAGGTGGAAAGTCAAGGATTGCTTCCTCCATTGCCGGTTTCTCACAGTGACATTCAGCGAGCGTCTTCACGGCAAAGTGAGCCTGGTCTCCATCTCAGCAAGAGTCCTGCGTCCTCTCCGAGACAGAATTCTACCTCATCTTTTCCCCCTGGCACTGAGTCTTTGTACATCCCCAAACCTCCACCGAAGCACAGAAATAGGCCCAGTTCTGCCAGACCGTCCCAAAGGGGAGCATCCATCCAGGGCACCAAGCGCAGGGTCCAGTCTGCAAATGGAGCTCCTTCACATGCCACCTTCACCCTGTCACCTCAGCAGAAGGAATTACTGGCCAAACTTCAGCAGCGGAGGGAGAGGCAAGCCAAAGAG ACTTCTCCTCCCTCTTTGCTTCTTCAGGATGAGTTAAAGaaaaaagaggaagaggaaCAGAAACGTCAGGAGAATGAGATAGCCTTCCGCTCGTGGCTTATGAGGAAAAGAGAGCAGCTGCTGGAGGAGAGGAGAGTTCAGAAAGCCCAGGAAATGGAAAGGATGAGCTGCATG AGGGACTGTGGTGACCCAGAGGAGGCCTTTAAAAATTGGCTCCAGaaaaaacaggaacagcagTTCAAAGACAAGCAGGTAGAAGAGATGAAGAGACTGGAAAAGGAGAGCGGCTTTTGCCTTCACAGCCGAGAGGAGAGTGAGAAGGCCTTCAGGCA ATGGTTGAGACGAAAGCGTACAGAGAAAAGAGCAGAACAGCAGGCAGCACGAGAGCGCTCACGTAGGCTCGTGCTGGAGGAGCGAAGAGCAAGACGCATGCATGACCTCGTCTGCACTGTCAATGAGATTAAACCCTTCCGATTCAGTGACCCCTATGTATACCACTACTGA
- the ccdc181 gene encoding coiled-coil domain-containing protein 181 isoform X2 produces MSVSAVKNTPDEYEDDFEKDLDWLISEESRSEEQDPDDDDIEAQIDKELEEDEPKEARKKDAHKHRETDDEEADERWPTPMEPLEGALDPDRDDLITSPHLQSDEDLDEEKKYILDKIQEANKQLQDQDPPDQSRRRRLQFKDTLVDLVVPALEFDTQESNNSASYGDLEEYQEVSGQMQRLKISQREVSDIVDHENEHNEGTKEGRVLVEKDGKFDLVSLKEVESQGLLPPLPVSHSDIQRASSRQSEPGLHLSKSPASSPRQNSTSSFPPGTESLYIPKPPPKHRNRPSSARPSQRGASIQGTKRRVQSANGAPSHATFTLSPQQKELLAKLQQRRERQAKEDELKKKEEEEQKRQENEIAFRSWLMRKREQLLEERRVQKAQEMERMSCMRDCGDPEEAFKNWLQKKQEQQFKDKQVEEMKRLEKESGFCLHSREESEKAFRQWLRRKRTEKRAEQQAARERSRRLVLEERRARRMHDLVCTVNEIKPFRFSDPYVYHY; encoded by the exons ATGAGTGTTTCTGCAGTCAAAAACACTCCGGATGAGTATGAGGATGACTTTGAGAAAGACCTGGACTGGCTTATCAGCGAGGAGAGCAGGAGTGAGGAAcag GATCCTGATGATGATGACATTGAAGCTCAGATCGACAAAGAGCTCGAAGAAGATGAACCTAAAGAAGCTAGAAAGAAGGATGCGCACAAACACAGGGAAACGGATGATGAAGAAGCAGATGAAAGGTGGCCAACGCCTATGGAGCCATTAGAAGGTGCGTTAGATCCCGACAGGGACGACCTTATAACCTCTCCACATTTACAGAGCGACGAAGACCTCGATGAAGAGAAGAAATACATTTTGGATAAGATTCAAGAGGCTAACAAACAACTCCAGGACCAGGATCCTCCAGACCAGAGCCGCCGCAGACGCCTGCAGTTTAAAGATACACTTGTTGACCTGGTGGTGCCTGCGCTGGAGTTTGACACTCAAGAGAGTAACAACAGCGCCTCCTACGGGGATTTGGAGGAATATCAAGAGGTATCCGGACAAATGCAGAGACTGAAGATCTCTCAGAGAGAGGTGAGCGACATAGTAGACCATGAGAACGAACACAACGAGGGAACAAAAGAAGGGCGGGTTTTGGTTGAAAAAGATGGAAAGTTTGATCTGGTGAGTCTAAAGGAGGTGGAAAGTCAAGGATTGCTTCCTCCATTGCCGGTTTCTCACAGTGACATTCAGCGAGCGTCTTCACGGCAAAGTGAGCCTGGTCTCCATCTCAGCAAGAGTCCTGCGTCCTCTCCGAGACAGAATTCTACCTCATCTTTTCCCCCTGGCACTGAGTCTTTGTACATCCCCAAACCTCCACCGAAGCACAGAAATAGGCCCAGTTCTGCCAGACCGTCCCAAAGGGGAGCATCCATCCAGGGCACCAAGCGCAGGGTCCAGTCTGCAAATGGAGCTCCTTCACATGCCACCTTCACCCTGTCACCTCAGCAGAAGGAATTACTGGCCAAACTTCAGCAGCGGAGGGAGAGGCAAGCCAAAGAG GATGAGTTAAAGaaaaaagaggaagaggaaCAGAAACGTCAGGAGAATGAGATAGCCTTCCGCTCGTGGCTTATGAGGAAAAGAGAGCAGCTGCTGGAGGAGAGGAGAGTTCAGAAAGCCCAGGAAATGGAAAGGATGAGCTGCATG AGGGACTGTGGTGACCCAGAGGAGGCCTTTAAAAATTGGCTCCAGaaaaaacaggaacagcagTTCAAAGACAAGCAGGTAGAAGAGATGAAGAGACTGGAAAAGGAGAGCGGCTTTTGCCTTCACAGCCGAGAGGAGAGTGAGAAGGCCTTCAGGCA ATGGTTGAGACGAAAGCGTACAGAGAAAAGAGCAGAACAGCAGGCAGCACGAGAGCGCTCACGTAGGCTCGTGCTGGAGGAGCGAAGAGCAAGACGCATGCATGACCTCGTCTGCACTGTCAATGAGATTAAACCCTTCCGATTCAGTGACCCCTATGTATACCACTACTGA